One window of Nocardia nova SH22a genomic DNA carries:
- a CDS encoding FAS1-like dehydratase domain-containing protein, translated as MGRSFVDTPSAAPRYGEQRFRSRGDWAIAGDAIREYARAIGAADPIHCDERAAAARGFDALVAPPTFAATVWMRAEEGLLEAMVPGFHTGRIVHADRTLEIARPLLAGDRIGCEIEFESFRHYRDYDVVSVTTLLRDRDEQVVTTGSSTLLVHTRPEVCAPFEAARPPLGLEPLPPRRCLRTTRRGRGAASPHRPVVDLGPLAVGTDLPGDTVTIAADDVMRHADAMDARGERPGSAAGAVPGMLTLGLISGYLGRWLGDPTALTKLRVQYAPKMHYLPVAPDAPAPIRFGGQVGWLSSRRRMVTVVVDALSKGRKLFGYATAEARLG; from the coding sequence ATGGGCAGGTCATTCGTCGACACACCGTCGGCGGCACCACGGTACGGCGAACAACGATTCCGTTCCCGCGGCGACTGGGCGATCGCGGGGGACGCGATTCGCGAATACGCCCGCGCGATCGGCGCCGCCGATCCCATTCACTGTGATGAACGGGCCGCCGCCGCACGGGGTTTCGACGCGCTGGTGGCACCGCCCACCTTCGCGGCCACGGTGTGGATGCGGGCCGAGGAGGGCCTGCTCGAGGCGATGGTGCCGGGATTCCACACCGGCCGGATAGTCCACGCCGACCGCACCCTCGAGATCGCGCGCCCGCTGCTCGCCGGTGATCGCATCGGCTGCGAGATCGAGTTCGAATCGTTCCGGCACTACCGCGACTACGACGTGGTCTCGGTGACGACGCTGCTGCGCGACCGCGACGAGCAGGTAGTCACCACCGGCTCCTCGACACTGCTCGTGCACACCCGCCCGGAGGTCTGCGCACCGTTCGAGGCCGCGCGGCCGCCGCTCGGACTCGAACCGCTGCCCCCGCGGCGCTGCCTGCGCACGACCCGTCGCGGCCGGGGCGCCGCCTCGCCGCACCGGCCGGTCGTCGACCTCGGGCCGCTGGCGGTCGGCACCGATCTGCCCGGCGACACCGTGACCATCGCCGCCGACGACGTCATGCGCCACGCCGACGCCATGGACGCGCGCGGCGAGCGGCCCGGATCCGCGGCGGGTGCCGTTCCGGGCATGCTCACCCTAGGCTTGATCTCCGGATATCTCGGGCGCTGGCTGGGCGATCCCACCGCGTTGACGAAGTTGCGAGTCCAGTACGCGCCGAAGATGCATTACCTGCCGGTCGCCCCGGACGCTCCCGCGCCGATCCGGTTCGGTGGTCAGGTCGGCTGGCTGAGTTCACGCCGCCGCATGGTCACCGTGGTCGTCGACGCACTCTCGAAGGGCCGCAAGCTGTTCGGCTACGCGACCGCCGAGGCGCGGCTGGGCTGA
- a CDS encoding SDR family NAD(P)-dependent oxidoreductase has translation MNWPAGEAAFVTGAASGIGLGISRALIAAGAKVALVDIDGGRLAAVAEELTAAGGTVTTIELDISDASQWQQAADRAESVLGPISILCNNAGVTGAAPIDNLTFKVWRWVHSINIDAQYLAVETFLPRFKERGGRAHIMSTASMAGIVPMVNVGAYVSSKFASVGFSMVLRDELRGSDIGVSLLCPGTVATRLAQTDDELQAKLIGRQADSAAVEHNGGQLSLGADPDGVGEQVVQAMQARQFLIVTHREWAPLVRKVHEEVEQAFSDFDGRYGADPTPIALLAGEYSAAG, from the coding sequence ATGAACTGGCCAGCAGGCGAAGCCGCATTCGTCACCGGAGCAGCGTCCGGGATCGGACTCGGCATCAGTAGAGCCCTCATCGCTGCCGGCGCGAAGGTCGCGCTCGTAGATATCGACGGTGGGCGCCTGGCGGCCGTGGCCGAGGAGCTCACCGCGGCGGGCGGCACCGTCACCACGATCGAGCTCGATATCAGCGACGCGAGCCAGTGGCAGCAGGCAGCCGACCGTGCCGAAAGCGTTCTCGGCCCGATCTCGATCCTCTGCAACAACGCCGGCGTGACCGGCGCCGCACCGATCGACAACCTCACGTTCAAGGTGTGGCGATGGGTGCACAGCATCAACATCGACGCGCAGTACCTGGCTGTCGAAACCTTCCTTCCGCGTTTCAAAGAGCGTGGCGGCCGAGCGCACATCATGAGCACCGCGTCGATGGCGGGAATCGTGCCCATGGTGAATGTCGGCGCCTATGTCTCGTCCAAGTTCGCGAGCGTCGGCTTCAGCATGGTCTTGCGCGACGAACTCCGCGGCAGCGATATCGGAGTCTCACTCCTGTGTCCCGGAACCGTGGCCACTCGACTGGCCCAGACCGACGACGAGTTGCAGGCAAAACTCATCGGCAGGCAGGCCGATAGCGCGGCTGTGGAGCACAACGGCGGTCAGCTCTCACTCGGCGCCGATCCCGACGGCGTGGGCGAACAGGTGGTGCAGGCTATGCAGGCCCGGCAGTTCCTCATCGTGACGCACCGCGAATGGGCACCCCTCGTTCGGAAAGTTCACGAAGAAGTCGAGCAGGCGTTCAGCGACTTCGACGGACGCTACGGTGCAGACCCCACACCGATCGCACTGCTCGCCGGCGAGTACTCGGCAGCCGGCTGA
- a CDS encoding UPF0182 family protein — protein sequence MGMRPPTGLPSLSRRSRILLITALVIAALLLVGPRLTDAYTNWLWFGEVGFRQVFTTVLVTRLLLFLVVAVAVGVVIWLALLAAYRTRPVFVPVSGPSDPIARYRTTVMGRLRLFGIGIPVLVGLLSGLVAQSSWVTVQLFLHGGSFGVKDPQFHIDVGFYAFDLPFYKLLLNWLFVAVVIAFFANLVTHYIFGGLRLSGREGTLTRPARIQLALIAGTFVVLKAVAYWFDRYSLLSSTRKEPTFTGGSYTDINAVLPAKLILMSIAIICAIAFFAGVVLRDLRVPAIAAALLLLSSILVGAVWPLVVEQFEVRPNAATKESAYIQRNIAATRQAYGLTDDKVSYVDYKGSQTKDPGTIPADQQTIGNIRLLDPNLLTQTFIQRQQLQNFYGFPDPLDIDRYTINGEKQDYIVAARELVPQNLSGNQTDWINKHTVYTHGDGFVASPANRVNVAPPKETQQAATGAGTSSSSGGYGYPVFNVGDKSTVSDLFTPKDKQAIPVDQPRIYYGEMISKSDADYAIVGGNDQPPREYDTGTDQYTYTGKGGVPIGNWFNRLAFAAKYAERNILFSGAIGSDSKIIYNRDPRSRVQQVAPWLTTDGDVYPAVVNGRILWIVDAYTTLDNFPYAQRTSLEGVTEDSVDQNAGRSLPRKEVSYIRNSVKATVDAYDGSVNLYDVDPSDPVLNAWRGVFPNSVKPQSEISPELRAHFRYPEDLFKVQREMLARYHVNDPREFFTNNAFWSVPNDPTSDAPTNAHQPPYYVLIGDPKTGKAQFNLTSAMVGFKRQFLAAYIQVAADPENYGKFTVLKLPTDSQTPGPQQVQTSMTTDARVSNDRTLLTGGNTNKIKYGNLLTLPIGDGGILYVEPWYLERNSGPTTASFPQLVKVLASFGDKVGYQSTLGDALNDVQDGLGAATTQQPGQAAINPPGEQGSTSPPPTNPNTPPPSIPPVVSGSAGKDAAVKELNDALKSVQDAQKSGDLGQLGKSLEGLQKAIDDYNKAGG from the coding sequence GTGGGCATGCGCCCCCCGACAGGCTTACCGTCGCTGTCTCGACGCAGCCGGATTCTGCTGATCACCGCGCTGGTGATCGCGGCCTTACTTCTGGTCGGCCCGCGGCTGACCGACGCGTACACCAACTGGCTGTGGTTCGGCGAGGTCGGATTCCGCCAGGTGTTCACCACTGTCCTCGTCACCCGGCTGCTGCTGTTCCTGGTGGTGGCCGTCGCGGTGGGGGTGGTGATCTGGCTGGCGTTGCTGGCCGCCTATCGCACCCGCCCGGTCTTCGTCCCCGTCTCGGGTCCGAGTGATCCCATCGCGCGCTACCGCACCACGGTGATGGGCCGGTTGCGCCTGTTCGGTATCGGGATCCCGGTGCTGGTCGGCCTGCTGTCGGGGCTGGTCGCGCAGTCGAGCTGGGTGACCGTGCAGTTGTTCCTGCACGGCGGATCGTTCGGGGTCAAGGATCCGCAGTTCCATATCGACGTCGGCTTCTACGCCTTCGATCTGCCGTTCTACAAACTGCTGCTGAACTGGCTGTTCGTGGCCGTGGTGATCGCGTTCTTCGCGAATCTGGTCACCCACTACATCTTCGGCGGCCTGCGGCTGTCCGGGCGCGAGGGCACCCTCACCCGCCCGGCCCGCATCCAGCTCGCCCTGATCGCCGGAACCTTCGTGGTGCTCAAGGCCGTGGCCTACTGGTTCGACCGGTACTCCCTGCTGTCGAGCACCCGGAAGGAGCCCACCTTCACCGGTGGTTCCTACACCGACATCAACGCGGTGCTGCCCGCCAAGCTGATCCTGATGTCGATCGCGATCATCTGCGCGATCGCCTTCTTCGCCGGTGTGGTCCTGCGCGATCTGCGGGTTCCGGCCATCGCGGCGGCCCTGTTGCTGCTGTCGTCGATCCTGGTCGGCGCGGTCTGGCCGCTGGTGGTCGAGCAGTTCGAGGTGCGCCCGAACGCGGCCACCAAGGAATCTGCCTACATCCAGCGCAATATCGCCGCGACCAGGCAGGCCTACGGACTCACCGACGACAAGGTCTCCTATGTCGACTACAAGGGTTCGCAGACCAAGGACCCGGGGACGATCCCGGCCGATCAGCAGACCATCGGCAATATCCGCCTGCTGGATCCGAATCTGCTGACCCAGACCTTCATCCAGCGTCAGCAGCTGCAGAACTTCTACGGCTTCCCGGATCCGCTGGACATCGACCGCTACACCATCAACGGCGAGAAGCAGGACTACATCGTCGCCGCGCGAGAGCTGGTGCCGCAGAACCTGTCCGGTAACCAGACCGACTGGATCAACAAGCACACCGTCTACACCCACGGTGACGGCTTCGTCGCGTCCCCGGCCAACCGCGTGAACGTGGCGCCGCCGAAGGAGACACAGCAGGCCGCGACCGGCGCCGGGACGAGCAGTTCCAGTGGCGGCTACGGCTATCCGGTGTTCAACGTCGGTGACAAGTCGACGGTCAGCGACCTGTTCACACCCAAGGACAAACAGGCCATCCCGGTCGATCAGCCGCGTATCTACTACGGCGAGATGATCTCCAAATCCGATGCCGACTACGCGATCGTGGGCGGTAACGATCAGCCGCCACGCGAATACGACACCGGCACCGATCAGTACACCTACACCGGTAAGGGCGGCGTCCCGATCGGCAACTGGTTCAACCGGCTCGCCTTCGCCGCCAAGTACGCCGAGCGCAACATCCTGTTCTCGGGCGCGATCGGCTCGGATTCCAAGATCATCTACAACCGTGATCCGCGCAGCCGCGTCCAGCAGGTGGCGCCGTGGCTGACCACCGACGGCGATGTGTATCCGGCCGTGGTCAACGGCCGCATCCTCTGGATCGTCGACGCGTACACGACCTTGGACAACTTCCCCTACGCACAGCGCACCTCGCTCGAGGGCGTGACCGAGGACAGTGTCGACCAGAACGCCGGTCGCTCGCTGCCGCGCAAGGAAGTCAGTTATATCCGCAACTCGGTGAAGGCCACCGTCGACGCCTACGACGGTTCGGTGAATCTCTACGACGTGGACCCGAGCGATCCCGTGCTCAACGCGTGGCGCGGAGTGTTCCCGAACTCGGTGAAACCGCAGAGTGAGATCTCGCCGGAGTTGCGGGCGCACTTCAGGTATCCGGAGGACCTGTTCAAGGTGCAGCGCGAGATGCTGGCGCGCTATCACGTGAACGATCCGCGCGAGTTCTTCACCAACAACGCGTTCTGGTCTGTCCCCAACGATCCGACGTCGGACGCGCCGACCAACGCGCATCAGCCGCCCTACTATGTGCTGATCGGTGATCCGAAAACCGGTAAGGCGCAATTCAATCTGACCAGTGCGATGGTCGGCTTCAAGCGGCAGTTCCTGGCCGCCTACATCCAAGTGGCCGCCGATCCGGAGAACTACGGCAAGTTCACGGTGCTGAAGTTGCCGACGGATTCGCAGACACCGGGTCCGCAACAGGTCCAGACATCGATGACCACCGATGCCAGAGTCTCCAACGATCGGACATTGCTGACCGGTGGTAATACGAACAAGATCAAATATGGGAATCTGCTGACCCTGCCGATCGGCGACGGCGGAATCCTCTACGTCGAACCCTGGTATCTGGAACGCAACAGCGGTCCGACCACGGCATCGTTCCCGCAGTTGGTGAAGGTGCTCGCCTCCTTCGGTGACAAGGTCGGCTACCAGTCCACCCTGGGTGACGCGCTCAACGACGTGCAGGACGGGCTCGGTGCGGCGACCACACAACAGCCCGGCCAGGCCGCGATAAACCCACCCGGCGAGCAGGGCAGTACCTCCCCGCCGCCGACGAACCCGAACACTCCGCCACCGTCGATCCCGCCCGTGGTGAGTGGTTCGGCCGGTAAGGACGCCGCGGTCAAGGAACTCAACGATGCGCTCAAGAGCGTGCAGGACGCGCAGAAGTCCGGCGATCTGGGGCAGTTGGGCAAGTCGCTGGAGGGCTTGCAGAAGGCCATCGACGACTACAACAAGGCCGGCGGATAG
- a CDS encoding transglycosylase family protein — MNQNRKISSRALGFAAVAGALVAVPFAASSTASAAAAHDWDGVAQCESGGNWNINTGNGYYGGLQFTQSTWNANGGNGSPQNASKDEQIRVAENVLDSQGPGAWPVCGQYLRYAPAEEAQPAPQPEPAAPAQLPTDRQELVAKATDAGKQAAEQFGYGPQFQQVLDQNSGLIDTIGR, encoded by the coding sequence ATGAACCAGAACCGGAAGATCAGCAGTCGCGCCCTCGGCTTCGCCGCCGTCGCCGGCGCCCTTGTTGCCGTCCCGTTCGCAGCGTCCAGCACCGCTTCCGCTGCCGCCGCCCACGACTGGGACGGCGTCGCACAGTGTGAGAGCGGCGGCAACTGGAACATCAACACCGGCAACGGCTACTACGGCGGTCTGCAGTTCACGCAGTCGACCTGGAACGCCAACGGTGGCAACGGCTCGCCGCAGAACGCGAGCAAGGACGAGCAGATCCGCGTCGCGGAGAACGTGCTCGACAGCCAGGGCCCCGGCGCGTGGCCGGTCTGCGGCCAGTACCTGCGCTACGCCCCGGCCGAAGAGGCCCAGCCCGCGCCGCAGCCCGAGCCGGCCGCGCCCGCGCAGCTGCCGACCGATCGCCAGGAACTCGTCGCGAAGGCCACCGACGCCGGTAAGCAGGCCGCCGAGCAGTTCGGCTACGGCCCGCAGTTCCAGCAGGTCCTCGACCAGAACAGCGGCCTGATCGACACCATCGGCCGCTGA
- a CDS encoding YlbL family protein, translating into MNRRIITLIAALVPVLVLGVVGSVVTVPFVALGPGPTFNTLGEVEGKQVVAVAGAPVDPTSGHLNMTTVSVRDGLNIFEALGLWVDGRYGLVPRAEIYPPGVPREQVDQSNQADFKESEDNAELAALNFLKYPTKVQVRVVADNSPAKDVLHKGDQLVSVNGKAVATSQDVVDAVQGVPPGTTVPMVIRRDGAEQTVEVKLAARPDDSSKAYLGITPQEIADGPVQVDFNLADIGGPSAGLMFSLALVDKLSPGELNGGRFVAGTGTIDPNGKVGPIGGIQYKMIAARDAGAETFLVPADNCNEARQRTPDGLKLVKVDTLTSAVQSLDDINAGRPAPSCG; encoded by the coding sequence GTGAATCGTCGGATCATCACGTTGATAGCGGCTCTGGTGCCGGTTCTCGTCCTCGGGGTGGTGGGCAGTGTGGTGACGGTACCGTTCGTCGCACTCGGCCCTGGTCCCACCTTCAATACCCTGGGCGAGGTCGAGGGGAAGCAAGTCGTCGCGGTAGCGGGCGCGCCGGTGGATCCGACCTCCGGACATCTGAACATGACCACGGTGTCCGTTCGCGACGGGCTGAATATCTTCGAGGCGCTGGGCTTGTGGGTCGACGGTCGTTACGGTCTGGTGCCGCGTGCGGAGATCTATCCGCCGGGTGTGCCGCGCGAGCAGGTGGACCAGTCCAATCAGGCCGATTTCAAGGAGTCCGAGGACAACGCCGAACTCGCGGCGCTGAACTTCCTGAAGTATCCGACCAAGGTGCAGGTGCGGGTGGTCGCCGACAACAGCCCGGCGAAGGACGTCCTGCACAAGGGCGACCAGCTGGTGAGCGTGAACGGCAAAGCGGTCGCCACCTCCCAGGACGTGGTCGACGCGGTGCAGGGGGTGCCGCCCGGCACCACGGTGCCGATGGTGATCCGCCGCGACGGCGCCGAACAGACCGTCGAGGTGAAACTAGCCGCGCGCCCGGACGATTCGAGCAAGGCCTACCTCGGCATCACCCCGCAGGAGATCGCGGACGGTCCGGTGCAGGTCGATTTCAACCTCGCCGACATCGGCGGCCCGTCGGCGGGCCTGATGTTCAGCCTGGCCCTGGTGGACAAGCTCAGCCCCGGTGAACTCAACGGCGGACGCTTCGTGGCCGGGACCGGAACCATCGATCCGAACGGAAAAGTCGGGCCGATCGGCGGTATCCAGTACAAGATGATCGCCGCCCGCGACGCCGGTGCGGAGACCTTCCTGGTCCCCGCCGACAACTGCAACGAGGCCCGCCAGCGCACCCCGGACGGGCTGAAACTCGTGAAGGTCGACACCCTGACCAGCGCCGTGCAGTCACTCGACGACATCAACGCCGGTCGCCCGGCGCCCAGCTGCGGTTAG
- a CDS encoding zinc-dependent metalloprotease, which yields MSDVPFGFSNRDDDPDRDKRDEPSGSGANNPFGLGAGAAGAAGFDPAALGQMLTSLGQMFSTMGQPGSGGQSSPVNYDVAKRLARQQLGTTVSPISEGSQRAITEAAHLAELWLDAATTLPAGATKTVAWTPNDWIEQTLPTWKRLCDPVAEQVSGMWSSTLPEEAKQFAGPMLGMLGQMGGLAFGSQLGQALGQLAQEVLTSTDIGLPLGPAGTAALLPSAISEFSKGLERPESEILVYLAAREAAHQRLFAHVPWLRQQVLGAVEDYARGIRMDFSAIEEAAQNIDPMSLSDPSKLEELLSQGTFEPQTTPEQKAALERLETLLALIEGWVQVVVSEAVGDRLPGAGALAETLRRRRATGGPAEQTFATLVGLELRPRKLREAATLWQRLTTDASVAERDAVWAHPDLLPSSEDLDNPARFVDGVIGGGANVFDDPLAQLAETEERERREGGAAQREQASTDDEDGSDSGETGDESR from the coding sequence ATGAGCGACGTGCCCTTCGGATTCTCGAACCGCGACGACGACCCCGACCGCGACAAGCGTGACGAACCGTCCGGTTCCGGAGCGAACAACCCCTTCGGCCTCGGCGCGGGGGCTGCGGGTGCGGCCGGATTCGATCCGGCGGCACTCGGGCAGATGCTGACCTCACTCGGCCAGATGTTCTCCACCATGGGCCAGCCGGGCAGCGGCGGCCAGTCGAGTCCGGTGAACTACGACGTCGCCAAGCGGCTGGCCCGCCAGCAGCTCGGCACCACCGTCTCCCCCATCTCCGAGGGCTCCCAGCGCGCGATCACCGAGGCCGCCCATCTGGCCGAATTGTGGCTGGACGCCGCCACCACCCTGCCCGCCGGAGCCACCAAGACGGTCGCGTGGACACCCAACGACTGGATCGAGCAGACCCTGCCGACCTGGAAGCGGCTGTGCGATCCGGTGGCCGAGCAGGTCTCCGGGATGTGGAGTTCGACACTGCCGGAGGAGGCCAAGCAGTTCGCGGGCCCGATGCTGGGCATGCTCGGGCAGATGGGCGGGCTGGCCTTCGGCTCCCAGCTGGGCCAGGCGCTGGGACAGCTGGCACAGGAGGTGCTGACCTCCACCGATATCGGGTTGCCGCTGGGCCCGGCCGGAACCGCGGCACTGCTGCCGAGCGCGATCAGTGAGTTCTCCAAGGGCCTGGAGCGTCCGGAGAGCGAGATCCTGGTCTATCTCGCCGCCCGTGAGGCCGCCCATCAGCGCCTGTTCGCTCATGTGCCGTGGCTGCGCCAGCAGGTGCTGGGCGCGGTCGAGGACTACGCGCGCGGTATCCGGATGGATTTCTCGGCCATCGAGGAGGCGGCGCAGAACATCGATCCGATGTCGCTGAGCGATCCGTCCAAGCTCGAAGAACTGTTGTCGCAGGGCACCTTCGAACCGCAGACCACCCCCGAACAGAAGGCCGCGCTGGAACGGCTGGAAACGCTGCTCGCCCTGATCGAGGGCTGGGTGCAGGTGGTGGTGTCCGAGGCGGTCGGCGACCGGCTGCCCGGTGCGGGCGCGCTCGCGGAGACGCTGCGCCGCCGCCGCGCCACGGGCGGTCCCGCCGAGCAGACCTTCGCGACGCTGGTCGGCCTGGAGTTGCGCCCACGCAAACTGCGCGAGGCCGCCACCCTGTGGCAGCGGCTCACCACCGACGCGAGTGTGGCCGAGCGGGACGCGGTGTGGGCCCATCCGGATCTGCTGCCGAGCTCGGAGGATCTGGACAATCCGGCCCGGTTCGTCGACGGCGTGATCGGCGGCGGGGCGAATGTGTTCGACGATCCGCTGGCGCAACTCGCCGAGACCGAGGAGCGGGAGCGGCGCGAGGGCGGAGCCGCCCAGCGGGAGCAGGCGAGCACCGACGACGAGGACGGGTCCGATTCCGGCGAGACCGGTGACGAGAGCCGCTGA
- a CDS encoding multidrug effflux MFS transporter — translation MPQQCDDATAETSGTEHDSVDPGVDTAARPPAGRSRRALVAVTLGGLTAIAPLSTDVYIPALPDIARNLHGDPSDVQLSLTAFIIGLAVGQLLIGPLSDVYGRRRPLLIGLAAYAVISVAIAASPDIAALVTLRLLQGLVGAGGLVIARAVIRDMYAGTAAVRYFSALVLVTGLAPILGPVIGAELLRVTSWHDIFVTLAVISAVLFALVVAGLPETLPGHRRPDGVVRPTLAAARILFGDRQFLGLVVTSGLVYAGMFAYIAEAPFVIQVIHHASAQTSGVVFAVNSAGMIAASQAARLLVGRVRPDRLLRAGIAVNACGAVALLVVTTSTDLGLPAILPCLFLIVASVGAVVPNATGLAMGPHARVAGTASAVLGALQFVIAGLAPPLAGLSGEHTAVPMAVVITVCGVGALVIDVARQRHSRAA, via the coding sequence ATGCCCCAGCAGTGCGATGACGCGACCGCTGAAACCAGTGGGACAGAACATGATTCGGTAGATCCTGGCGTCGATACCGCAGCCCGGCCGCCCGCCGGGCGCAGCCGCAGAGCACTCGTCGCGGTGACCCTGGGCGGGCTCACGGCCATCGCTCCGCTGTCGACGGATGTGTACATCCCCGCGCTGCCGGACATCGCCCGCAATCTGCACGGTGACCCGTCCGATGTGCAACTGTCGCTGACCGCCTTCATCATCGGGCTCGCGGTGGGGCAGTTGCTGATCGGACCGCTCAGTGACGTCTACGGCAGGCGCAGGCCGTTGCTGATCGGACTGGCCGCCTATGCGGTGATCTCGGTGGCGATCGCCGCCTCGCCCGACATCGCGGCATTGGTCACGCTGCGGCTGCTGCAGGGACTCGTCGGCGCGGGTGGGCTGGTCATCGCGCGGGCGGTGATCCGCGATATGTATGCCGGGACGGCGGCGGTGCGCTACTTTTCCGCACTCGTCCTCGTGACCGGACTGGCGCCGATTCTGGGCCCGGTCATCGGCGCCGAATTACTGCGCGTCACATCCTGGCACGACATCTTCGTCACGCTCGCGGTCATTTCGGCGGTTCTCTTCGCTCTCGTCGTGGCGGGGCTGCCGGAGACCCTGCCCGGACACCGCCGCCCGGATGGAGTCGTTCGGCCGACGCTCGCGGCGGCGCGCATCCTGTTCGGTGATCGGCAATTCCTCGGGCTGGTCGTCACCTCCGGACTGGTCTATGCCGGAATGTTCGCCTACATCGCCGAGGCGCCCTTCGTCATCCAGGTGATCCATCACGCGTCGGCACAGACCTCCGGTGTCGTCTTCGCCGTGAACTCCGCGGGCATGATCGCCGCGAGTCAGGCCGCCCGGCTGCTGGTGGGCAGGGTGCGGCCGGACCGGTTGCTGCGGGCGGGCATCGCGGTCAACGCGTGTGGTGCGGTCGCACTGCTGGTCGTCACGACCTCGACCGATCTCGGCCTGCCCGCGATACTGCCCTGCCTGTTCCTCATCGTCGCGAGCGTCGGAGCGGTGGTGCCGAACGCGACCGGACTGGCCATGGGCCCGCACGCCCGCGTCGCGGGCACCGCCTCGGCCGTACTCGGCGCCCTGCAGTTCGTCATCGCCGGTCTCGCACCACCGCTGGCCGGACTGTCGGGAGAACACACCGCCGTGCCGATGGCCGTCGTCATCACGGTCTGCGGAGTCGGCGCTCTGGTCATCGACGTTGCTCGGCAACGGCATTCGCGCGCGGCGTGA
- a CDS encoding winged helix-turn-helix transcriptional regulator translates to MRNDTCPGLAVFEHATSRWGVLVLTTLNTRPLRYFELRETLGGVSDKMLSQCLRELVRDGLIQRTVVAARPPRVSYTLTLAGADLIEPLRDLVERVNAHNGAAADLHAPPMRPVPH, encoded by the coding sequence TTGCGAAACGACACTTGTCCCGGACTGGCGGTCTTCGAGCACGCGACGAGCCGCTGGGGCGTGCTGGTGCTGACCACGTTGAACACCCGGCCGCTGCGATACTTCGAATTACGTGAAACCCTCGGCGGTGTGAGCGACAAGATGCTGTCGCAATGTCTGCGAGAACTCGTGCGCGACGGTCTGATCCAGCGCACCGTGGTCGCCGCCCGGCCGCCCCGGGTGAGCTACACGCTCACCCTCGCGGGAGCCGATCTCATCGAGCCGCTACGTGATCTGGTGGAACGGGTCAACGCGCACAACGGAGCCGCGGCGGACCTGCACGCCCCGCCGATGCGGCCGGTACCGCACTAA
- a CDS encoding PPA1309 family protein produces the protein MVTKPRPAHPYRGIGRTVSAVTLDNPSSALYRCIRDVAEFADTEGWDQPPQLFALVPTADLVAAEPTLEEQLDDGAALTPIAQEALPDDLTGDSMALDEFLATTSWPPTVHGVVLVQQIVVLPPAAEQTLDDAIAPLLADRDAADRAGRDAAQTHPERRDARLYAGVLREGVSLCLLQLRPEEDESFPDLDLRTAPNLAPNLVDALRHTLENEPD, from the coding sequence ATGGTCACCAAGCCGCGTCCGGCGCACCCGTACCGTGGAATCGGACGTACAGTGTCGGCCGTGACCCTGGACAACCCCTCTTCCGCCCTGTATCGCTGCATCCGGGACGTGGCCGAGTTCGCCGACACCGAGGGCTGGGATCAGCCGCCGCAATTGTTCGCGCTGGTCCCCACCGCCGATCTGGTGGCCGCCGAGCCGACGCTCGAGGAACAACTCGACGACGGCGCGGCATTGACTCCCATTGCCCAGGAAGCGCTTCCGGACGATCTGACCGGCGACTCGATGGCGCTGGACGAATTCCTCGCGACCACCAGCTGGCCGCCCACGGTGCACGGTGTGGTCCTGGTCCAGCAGATCGTGGTGCTGCCCCCGGCCGCCGAGCAGACCCTCGACGACGCCATCGCACCGCTGCTGGCCGACCGCGACGCCGCCGACCGCGCGGGCCGCGACGCCGCGCAGACCCATCCCGAACGCCGCGACGCCCGGCTCTACGCCGGGGTGCTGCGCGAGGGAGTCTCGTTGTGCCTGTTGCAGTTACGGCCCGAGGAGGACGAGTCCTTCCCGGATCTGGATCTGCGCACCGCGCCGAATCTGGCCCCGAACCTGGTCGACGCGCTGCGCCACACGCTGGAGAACGAACCCGACTAA